The following is a genomic window from Mercenaria mercenaria strain notata unplaced genomic scaffold, MADL_Memer_1 contig_3822, whole genome shotgun sequence.
GTTGTCAGGGAGTTATCTAACATGGAACGGATGTCATTGATCTCATCTCCAGTGCGGGCACTTCTCTGAATGTACTGCTGACGTTTAAGCATCTCAGTCGCAAGCTGGTCTTTCAGTGTAGCAATCTGAAATATGAACAGATATTCAAAATTGCTTTCAAAATAAGTGGTAAAAGTTCACAGTGTTTGCATGAATTCAAATGTCTACCAAAAGCTCAAACCAGGTTCTGAATTAATCTATTTATCAGATggaaaaaatgttgattttatcaTGAAGAGTTTTCTGTTCATGCAAAGATTGCCCTGAAAAAAAGTTACTATATTAAGTTAATATCTGCcaaaaatatgataatttcaGTTATTTCCAATCATTATTTTACCATCATTCATGCTCTGTGATTCTGCACtggtttctgaaatattttttaatgctGAGTTTTCCAGTGTTGTCTACAGGGACaaatcatatgagccgcaccatgagaaaaccaacatagtgcatttgcgaccagcatggatcccgaccagcctgtgcatcagcgcagtctggtctagatccatgctggacgcaaacgcactacgttggttATCTCCTGGTACGGCTCATAAACAAATTTGGAATATTAGTATAGTTTTTTTTAGAATCTGTCTATCAATACATTCttgaaattctaaaaaaaactggaagtaattaaaatcgttatttttcaaaaatagttgACAGAAGTCTTAAAACGCAATGTCTTACCGTTTCTTCCACGCCCTTAACTTTCTGCCTATTGGCACGTTCTCTGGAATCAAGCAAACGTTCAGCCTGCATCTGTGCCTGGCGCGGACGCTCAGTTTCCCTCTCGGTCTCAGCACGGTGGCGTGTCGTAAGGTCAATCGACCTGTAACATAAGCGCGTGTTAATGTAAAGTATCAGCAAATATACTTAACATTTTTGACAGATACTCAAGTTGAGATCTtagttctttctttttatttttaattaactgcatttatatttaaacataaacattttactaTAGACTGACACATCTTAAAAGGTTCTTCCCTTTAAAAAGAACCTGTGAATGTGATTGAACTtgatatatttttgctttttcttCTGCAATCCGAAAACTAAAAACTCTGCATTCAGGAAAGCCTCaacttcagaatatactgataatgaaccattttcaaaatgcagccgtgccattggtcaatttcaaacctgtgctcagaaacaaccaatcagatactAGAGTTTTTAGACTGGTCTTCAAGCTCGTTTCACAATCTGTATATGTTTTAGAGTcattatttgtataatatttctacagataacaataataaaatgtctCCAATCAGTCCAACAGTTTTCCGACCTTCTTGTCTAGaacatgtttatatttgatatcagcttaattgaaaattaaactttttttcctgcAGAAAGTTGAAGGTATGTTGAAGAAAACAATGCAGAGAAATTACAGAAAAACTTTTCCATTCAAGcatcaattttgttaaaatgcacaAAAAGACACTCGAATAACATCAATATTAACCCTTTTAAATCTCCCCTCACTGCTACAATATTATCCACCATAATAAATGAACACAATCTAAGTTAGATAATTCAACAGCAAacgagccacaccatgagaaaaccaacataatgcatttctgacagcatggatccagaacagcctggtcaggatccatgctgttcgctaatggtttctcgaattgcaatagactttgaaaatgaACAGCATAGCTCCTGAGCAGAcagcgtggatgtgcaggctggtgtcacatatgcactatgttggttttctcatggtgcagctcaaattgTAAAAGTTTAGAATCCTAAGAAACACCTATAAAAGCTTGTAAGACAAAATTGTGCAAAGATGAATTCAGTCTGAAAGTGAGTAATGTGAATTCCCTAATGTAAGCATTACTCTTTTGTGAAATAAACTTACTTCGCTTGCAAAGCATTCTctctaaaaataattacaaataacaAATTTGTATTATTAATAAAATGCTTGCAAAGCTATACTTCATGCTGTGTATTATAAGAATTCACAGATTCCAACATCAATTTAATATAAACTTAAGTCAGAATTGTTTTCGGCTTCCAGTACAAAGAAAACTGTATGTTTCTTCATCAAAATAATGCAAacctttttttttgcaatttagaattaaattttgtattatcttACAAAAGCACAATGTTAATGCAAAGTCAATGACTTAATACTGAAATCAATGTAAAACGTGGTAAGGCCCAGGCGTAAAATATCAATTCATTTCCtgaaattttacagttttatcaAAAAGATTTCAAAGTACTGGAATAATCTTCATCCTGTGGGAGATTAACGTTAATTCctcttcaagattttttttttttattttctttaagagCCTTACCATGTATAAGCCACTCAAGCTCATTACTGTGTAAAATAAGAACTTCTGTACAAATGAATACATGAGGTTccttcaagaaaatataagacTTTGGGCATGAAAGTCAAACCTTTTCTCTTTTAAAACGACTGCCACCCTGGTGTCTTTTAAAGACCATTTGAAAAGTTAGAATACCTGCATTTTTCAacatataaagtaaaactttgTTTACTCTAACTCTGACAAATGGAACACCATCCTTTGCTCAAACTCGTCATGCTGTCCTGTCAAGATCCcaatataatgtataattttttgtggTTCGAACTATTGGTAACTCAAACTATTTTTGATGGTCCCGTCTAGTACGAGCGaacaaagttcgactgtataCTTTCTCGGAAATAAGTCTTTAAATAAAGATTCTGTACTATGAATAACATTATAATGAGCTTGGTTAAACATAACGGACAATATCAAAGCATTTAAAATACCAAAGATCTAAATTTTCTACTGGTCAGTGTGAAAACCACAATTTAATATTAGGCAAGTCTCTATACCCTAATAACTGGCGAATTAACGCCTGGGCCTCCTCAAATCGGTCCCAACAAAATCTACAAATATTATGGAACTGTGAGACAGGAATTAGTCATATCATCCTTTATAGATTTCAGTTCAGAGCAAGGAATCAAATCTATATCCACACGGATATAGCACCTAGCACTTACTaacttaatataaaatatttttgtgtgaccaaaatttaataaaacctagAACCAGTCTAGTAACTCAAGGTTTAATCTTCATATAAGCAAAATATGTTTCcccttaaaaagtatttaaataccAAGCTTTCACAAATTagaacaaattttcatgaaatattcaaaattaagtTGTGAAATTAAATCACACACAAGTAATACTGATTTTACAGATCCAACAACTTTTTCAATTGCATTATTACCGCAAAATCATGGAATGGAAACCTTGATCTCCTTTCTAACTAgaacattatttttataaaccaCCTTTCATTTATTGTAAGTATCTTGTACATTTTTGAAACGAAATACAGTAGTCACTTTTTTAACAAAAGTGCATTTTCACCCTGACAATTTTTAATCCAGTAAATCATATCTGTATATATTCTTAGGAAccagttcaaatattttcaaacagtaaAAACAAATACTGGACAGTGATATGAATAAATCCTGTCTcagaaacaaatatctatgtaTGTATCTGATCCACAACTTTGTAAAGTGAATACCATATAGTCTACCAAATGTTCACATTAAAATCAAACCCATATACTCTAAAGAATTGTAATATATATGCCGATAATTAAATTTGCAAGGAAACTTCATGTGTAAAGCTTATCTGCACTGTGATAAAATGAAGCAAAACCGAACATGCATAATAAACAAAACTGACATCAGCTTTTTGGTTTCTATCAAAACACATTGTTTTTTCTAATCCTTTTTAGATTGTATCAACACTGTTAAAATAAGCAGCGACATCATTTCATATAGATGActtaaattaaacataaatacaaTGGATTTCGTATATTTGAGTAACCTATATGTCaggacaaaatattcaaataacaggAATATTCAATGTATATCCTTCCGAGGCATTTCCATTTATTACAATGTTATGTAGTAAACATTAAGCTAAAATCAAAACGGAGGTagtttacatatttcaaattgcTGTTAAACTCCCAAAGATTATAACAGTTCTCTGGTAACTGACATTAATTTAGTCGAAACAAATCCATTACCAACTAACCCTGGACATACAGCTGTACAACATTTAGACTCGAAGACTTTAAAATTCTAAATGTTCTGTTTGCTCGGTATTTTTTAAATTAGCATGGGCTGTAGAAAAAATTCTGAGAGAATGTGACTTTCAAACTAACAAAAAGCTTAGCAAAGTCTCTGAGTTACAagttaattataaacaaaataaaaaaattgagtTCTAAAGTCTACGTCTTAAGTTTCAGcctttaaacttagaaaaatacATGCCCATATTCTAACAACCTAGTCCaaataaatgaaacaagagggccatgatggtcctatatcgctcacctgttatcattgcacttgaggacaagaaggtcctcagaaaaaggacaggaacaacaaaggaaagaaatttaaccaaaaagaaaaaaaattcttacaaggtacagatatgtcaaaatatacctaaaaattggaggtaccatccatgttgtacgacagaaaagtggtctcggtttttccctacggccaataataaaaacgttactaaaaataagctatttatagtgacgtaaaagggaagtgattaaaaagaaaattattgtaagtgaacaaacgaaggatctgccaaataaatctgttgacataaatgaaatttcagatcagtatcttcattagttacggagatatacccattttaatttgaaataaagggaggtaatttgacataaaatcagtccatagttgtctaccctgattggctcagtccaactaatgaaaataatgaaattttaaataagtcctataagtacttactaatccattttgactacagtcaggggaggtaattagatataaaataactctggaacctacgattggatctgatttgtcatggaatccaggatgtattgttgttgaagatattttggaagtttgtatcaaataaaaccataaatgaagtctctatatggctgcaaaagctaaaatagctaaatttggacctttaagggtccgtaactctggaacccatgagccagttcaagaaaggaaccaatatcttttggtgatacaagttgtgtgcaagtttggttaaaatcaaattataaatgaagttactattgtgcagacaaggtcaaaatagcttattttggccctttcaggggccataactctggaacccattatgggatctggccagttcaacaaagaaactgagatattatggcaacacaagttttgtgcaagtttgattaaattcaaatcataaatgaagctgctattgtgcagacaaggtcaaatagctaattctggccatttcaggggccattactctggaacctataaagaaatctagccagttcaagaaaggaaccaagaatttatggtgatacaagttgtgtgcaagtttggttaaaataaaatcataaatgaagctgctattgtgcagacaatgtcaaaatagctaattctggccgtttcaggggccataactctgggacccataatgggatctggtcagttcaagaaaggaaccgagatcttatggtgatacaagttgtgtgcaagtttggttaaaataaaatcataaatgaaaccactatcgtgcagacaagaaattgttgacggacggacggacgcacagacggacggtctgacgacggacgaagggtgagcacaaaagctcaccttatcactatgtgacaggtgagctaaaaaaacaacaatattactgATCCTGTTCTTCAACAAGGAGTTTTACCTGGTATTGAAGAACCTAACGGAAAATAGGAAAACTTGGGTAAGGTAAAATTCCGCTGTtgcaatttaaaaacaattttgttaccTTTGTGCATGTTGCTGCTCTGCCTCAGCCGGCTGGGCCTGCAGGTTTTGAACCTTGGTTGCTAGGTCAGCGTTGTTTTCTTCAACCTTGCACAGACTTCGGTCCAGGCTGGTACGTTCCATAACAGACTTGCTGGCAAGCTCCTCTGACCTCAACTTTTCACGTTCAACCTATaggaacaaaaaataaatgtgaaaatttgTATATTCGGTACATGAGATGTCCCATAAAACAACTGTCATAATTTATGACGAAAGGAATGTATACAAATAAAACTAGTACCTCTGCAAATAATTATGATCTTGCTGTAATGTTGAAAAAAGCAGGCAACCATTAGTCTGTgatggttttataaaattcctccTGATAATCAAAGAAGCAGGCAACATGcaagattttcaggttaaataGATGTACTAGCAAAACCTGTATGCTATCATTGTTTTAGGGTTCAAAAATCCATCTTTCAAATCAAGTTATAAAACATACCTTATCAAGAGTCTTTTGCAGAGCAGATTTATCTTTTTCGAGCCTGATTTGATCTCGTTTAGTTTCGCGCTTTTTGGTTTTGAGGGTAGCGAGGGCACGCTGGAGGTCCTGAACTCGCTCCTGGAGGCTTGACCTCTCTGCCTGTAATTTTTCAACCTTCATTGTCAAATCCTGTTCAGCTTCTTGTCTCTGTAGAAGTACCTTCAAAATTCAACATATTCACGATGTAGTCAAATACCAAAGTATTTTGaacagtaaaataattttatcattatgtACGCTGTACTTCTTTATCTGCACTTTCGTAATTACAACATAAAGTCAATCTAACACCTGATTACTTTGTATTAAATGATTAACAGTAAAGATACATTTATGAAAGTACATTATGAAAGTTGGGACAACAATACAGGGCAAATAGTATGGACAGTTTATTCTGTGTGACCAATGCAGTTATAAAGCATTTTAAGTCAAAGCGACAACAGTTAAGGCCATAATTATGGCAATTTTTCAGCtgttggtggtggaggaagaccccagatgcccctttCAAGTTGTTTTAAGCATGAGTCGGAACTTGTGTAAAACCACTGGATGGCTTCTTACTATGAGAAAATTCTGCACTAGAAATGAGGTTTTGAACCTGCAGCACTGAGCAGTGCGGGGAATATGATTTAAAGACAGCAACCTTACCGACTTGGCCACGCAGGTATGGAGGAATCAATGCAGCCTTCTGAATGCGTTTAAAAGATAATTAAACCTTAAGATGTCTTAATGTGTCATTGTCTTCATATGCTATATACTGAATAAATTCAACTTACAGTATGTCCCTGTGTGATCTGTCCGTCAAGCTCAGATCTGGTCACCTCGGCTTCACTTAACTCACTCTGCATGCTCTGGACTCGCTGCATTAGACTGTGGTTCTGTTTCTTTGCCTTATTCAAAGCTTGTCTGAAAATCATTACGCAATGTAAGGTAGTGATTTTAAATAGTGAATATGATTATATGGTTTGTTTGCTCAAGTCTGACAAGAGCTTTTTTTCGTACAGCTTTTAATACAGTTTATATCATGTatcttttttttagttttgggttcacgccatttttcaacagtatttcagacatgtaacggcaggcagttaacctaaccagtgttcctggattctgtaccagtacaaacctgttctccgcaagtaactgccaacttcctcacatgaatcagaagcggatgacttatgatttcagacacaatgtcgtttatcaaatagtcacagggaacatacgccccgcccgaggatcgaactcacgactccgcgatccgtagaccaacgctcttacctactgagctaagcgggcaggctttaTCAGGTATCTGGTTACCATCAATGTATCTATGTTATCTTGCTGTTTACATCCATATTTGctgaattttgatatttcttatgCAACTGAAATAGTCATCTCTACTGATCACTTAACAGATATGAAATTACTAATaggaaaattttatttatctGGTCAGCGCATGCCtaaactgcctaatcatctaaatagtaagtcagtctttatatactgtttacctaatccacatgtgcatgcggtttcttgacaccaaaaggacacCTATACTATATAGTAGTAAAGGCGTCGGTTTGGGggcaaaactgcgcaagaaatctgagtgtttttggtaattcaagggccataattccgaagtgcctaggctgatttggctagttatcgaacttggcagagtACTTATTgacagacacattttgttgaagtttggtaaagatcgaaTGAGAAGTGTTCggcttagagtgtggacaagctttgtgacagacagacacatagacagactggagtaaatcaatatgtctcccacaccactgtgtggtgggagacataattatatgtcatatggagactttccagctcaGATGGTGAataaagaccccaggtgcaccttcatgcattatttcatcatgggcgggtacctgggtagaaccatcgaccttccataagctaTCTTAGTGTTTTATGTATCTGTCATGATTTAAAAAGTGCTTACTTGAGCAAATGGAATTTTTTTGGGCAAATAAAGTTCAACTGAATATATAGTTAGTGGAACTAAAGCtgtaatgcaaaataattacACACCGAAAACAGCACTTATAGGcaacaaattaaaaacaattaatagCCTTTCAtattatgcaaaattttaaaattaaatgatttatataaagCTGAGATTAGAAGTAAAGGCATTTTTAAGCAATTTTcagattcaaaacacaaaatgaagaTATCTTCGGAAGAATTTTTGATAGGACCTAATGTTATTTCACATAGATAAAACAGTCAAACAACCGAATATTCGTAAGTATCAagtaatttgaaacaaaaactttCCAACTTAAAAATCAGGTACAGAGAAAAAATTGGAGTAAATCAATGTttataatttaaacagaaaaccgTGTATATATATTAAAGCACTGATCTTTTCTTTCTGCTGGTTTTCCTCCTCCTCGGTCCTGGTAAGCGCGGAGCTCAGTCTGTCAATAGTCAGCTGTAGGGACTGTACCTTGCTTTCCAGATCCTGGATATTTTTGGTCAGGGATTCCACACGATCTTGTAGAACCTGAAATAatacaggaaaaacaaaaatcaattctTCATAAATTATGTTTgcttgtttttacaaaaagactATAAAGACTATGCGGTATGTGCCCCGATATCTATTCTGACGGAAAGTGATCGTGCTGTTCTGCCAAGATTCAGTAAAGAATTTTAACAGAATGAATTAACTGCAATAACAGATTCATTGACTTTgggaatgaaaagaaaaaacatctgttttttttttccctaaaatttgTTGACTTTAATTCTTAAAACTGCAGGTACAATCTAAGAAACaacaaaattatgcatttaatagatatatttcatactttttttaaagtaaaaaatgtttttgcaagGCCTTTTTTACTTCAGCTTTCTATTTCAATGGGAACAAGTGTGTAATCATCATTTCCTTCAATTTTCGTAGGAttcttgtttttacataattttatatctattttcattACCAGAATCTTACCATTTCTTTATGCTCCAACATTTGAACCCTACTTTTCCTATCATGTAAGGTTCTATtctgttttgttacattttcaacTGATCTATTTGTTATAGTATTAATCTCTTGATCTTTTTTTCTTCTCTCCCTCATTTCATCGGCAACAAGCACCATTtgaagttgatttttttttacatgcttAAACATAACATCCAACTGACCATATTCTAGGTCAGATGTTGCTCTCTGTCTCTAAAAAGAACTTTTAACAGATTCTTTTCAGGCATTTTGTATATTCCATCTTTTTCAGACACATGTGCTTGAGATTTGTCAGCACCATTTGTCAAGTGTTTAGAGTAGTCTCCCTTTTGTTCATTCTGATTGGCCACTGTATACACATGATACTCTCTGTTTCTTATTTGATCCAAACCAAAATCCATTTTATCAAAGCTCAAATTATAATTAGGAGATTTTTCATCTCTAGCACCTAGTTTTATATCTCTATCAAATCGATGACCATTTTTGTGCCCATTTGTTCCATGTAAACTCATATAGGGCTCAAATCCATTAGTATCTAGATCTTTTTTCTTTGGAAGGAAAGTTAGTACAGTCAAGGCCTAGATAACTACCGTCTAAATCTGTACGGTAGTTTACAGTTTTATTAGTCTCTGCAAAATTCATACCATCTCTCACACATAAGATTGAATCCAATCTCTGGCTGTCATTTACTTTGTCACTACGGCGAAATTCCTGAAAAGCTGACTCATGTGAATTCACAGAACTGGATCGGCTTACTCGCCGGCTTTGTCCACCTTTATTTGAATTTCTACTGGTTCTTGTTTCTTCACTTCTTCCAGTTTTTGAAACAGCCACATGACTGTTTACTCTATTTCCACGGTGTGTCTCATTTGATTTTACACTTGGCCACTTTCTTTCATttctactattttcatttctactATTCTCATTGCTACCATTTCCATTTTGGAACACTCCATGGTGATTTCCATGACTTGTGTTAACATTACGAAGATTATCTATTGAATCAAGAGATCTTTGATGACGGTTATCTAATTTTTTCTTGTCATTTCCACtatttcttttatgtgaactatCGAACAGAGTGTGTGATTGGTTGATGCTGAATTCATCTATATTATCAATATCACTTAAACCTTTTAAATCACTTTTCTGATTAAAATCTTGTAAGTAATCAATATTGAAGCGCCCATGTTCTGGACTCGTAACAGGCATAGAACGTGGAAAAGGAAATTTTGCTTTTCCATTTTTCAATACACTTTCCTTATCTTGTCTAACCCTTTTATCAATATCCCTTACTCTATATAATTGCCAATctgtctgatcatgacctgacaTTATTACACCGCCATTTTGATTTTCCTCAATTTCTGACTTTAAATGTCTACCATTGTTAGGAAAAGAATGACCATTTCCAAACCGATCATTTGTTTCTGTCAGAATCACCAGATGCTTTATACTTTAAAGCTTCTCTTACAAAGCAAACGCCTAATCGACAATGTTCGTGCTCGGGATCTAATGCCTTTCTATTGCCATCACAAACAATTTCAGGCAAACATGCGCCAAATTTGCATTTCTCATGTACAACTCGTTTCCTAATAAAATcacaatttcaaattattttcaaaataatttttgtcaGATTCAGTGACAACATACGACCACCCATGACCTTTATTCTGGCTTGTACTAAATTCTTTAGCAGCATCTACATTGTTATTATCAATTATGTTTTCCTTTGATACTGTTTTAGTTTCCTTAAACCTATCATGTTTCTTAGAATCTGATATAATGTTACTATATCTATCAAAAGAGTTTTGTCTGCTTGGTCTATTCAGTACCTGAGTCCTCATCCCACTGTTACTCCCATTTGTTTCTGAACCCCTAAAATCATCATAAGTTTTCCCATCCCTTCTTTCTAGCTTTGTACCATACGTATTTACGACGGATGTATTACTATTACATTTAACAAACCCTTTATTT
Proteins encoded in this region:
- the LOC123526848 gene encoding rootletin-like translates to MIFRQALNKAKKQNHSLMQRVQSMQSELSEAEVTRSELDGQITQGHTVLLQRQEAEQDLTMKVEKLQAERSSLQERVQDLQRALATLKTKKRETKRDQIRLEKDKSALQKTLDKVEREKLRSEELASKSVMERTSLDRSLCKVEENNADLATKVQNLQAQPAEAEQQHAQRSIDLTTRHRAETERETERPRQAQMQAERLLDSRERANRQKVKGVEETIATLKDQLATEMLKRQQYIQRSARTGDEINDIRSMLDNSLTTVGRDPSLDRQLLEIETRKLDDFT